The following coding sequences lie in one Miscanthus floridulus cultivar M001 chromosome 9, ASM1932011v1, whole genome shotgun sequence genomic window:
- the LOC136481524 gene encoding transcription repressor OFP8-like, with translation MSSTRARGGGGGRRQFPVGRRRYAPVVDAGCGCRPRRPRLLRLPSFLKPCSQLMMGGGGKAATTKRSGGEQYSCASTSTASFSSSSAATHSTGGYASAYSSDYYYCYPSRVVYGACTTKQHQELPLPPVRKQQQATKAKAAPASSPARAPPVVAKKQAKKKKRAAEKTVAAEADGVGVAVEKESSDPRADFRDSMVQMVVEMGLCDWDGLHGMLRRLLALNAPRHHAAILTAFAEVCTHIASAAAAAAPPPPPTQPSPSPPASYSYQYRR, from the coding sequence ATGTCGTCAACCAGagcgcgcggcggcggtggcggcaggaGGCAGTTCCCGGTGGGGCGGCGCCGGTACGCGCCGGTGGTCGACGCCGGGTGCGGGTGCCGCCCGCGCCGCCCGAGGCTGCTCAGGCTGCCGTCCTTCCTCAAGCCCTGCAGCCAGCTGATGATGGGCGGTGGTGGCAAGGCTGCGACGACGAAGCGGAGCGGCGGCGAGCAGTACTCCTGCGCCTCCACCTCCactgcttccttctcctcctcgtCGGCCGCCACGCACAGCACCGGCGGCTACGCGTCGGCCTATTCCTCcgactactactactgctacccCTCGCGCGTCGTGTACGGAGCCTGCACCACCAAGCAACACCAagagctgccgctgccgccggtcCGCAAGCAGCAGCAGGCAACCAAGGCCAAGGCCGCGCCTGCATCATCACCTGCCCGCGCGCCGCCGGTGGTCGCCAAGAAGCaggctaagaagaagaagagggcggcCGAGAAGACGGTGGCGGCGGAGGCCGACGGCGTGGGcgtggcggtggagaaggagtCGTCCGACCCGCGCGCCGACTTCCGCGACAGCATGGTTCAGATGGTGGTGGAGATGGGACTGTGCGACTGGGACGGCCTCCACGGCATgctccgccgcctcctcgcgctcAACGCGCCGCGCCACCACGCCGCCATCCTCACCGCCTTCGCCGAGGTCTGCACGCAcatcgccagcgccgccgccgctgccgctcctcctcctcctcctacccagccgtcgccgtcgccgccagcgTCGTACTCGTACCAGTACCGGCGCTGA